A stretch of the Porifericola rhodea genome encodes the following:
- a CDS encoding methyltransferase domain-containing protein — MQDNQLVEITKEYYNSQDADEFYHSIWGGEDIHIGIYDGKNSIKEASRQSVVLMAEKAGALNVDTHLLDLGSGYGGAARYLAATFGCKVDCLNLSATENHRNEEKNKAQGLDHLINVVEGNFEALPFNANTYDVLWSQDAILHSNQKFKIFQEAQRVLKPGGVFIFTDPMQADDCPDGVLDAVLKRIHLEEMGSVAQYREFAKEVGLSEEEVILMPEQLVNHYTQVLHGLEIHYESLADKISREYVDKMKQGLKHWIAAGQKAYLNWGILKFKKA; from the coding sequence ATGCAGGATAATCAACTCGTAGAGATTACCAAAGAATACTACAACAGCCAGGATGCTGATGAGTTTTATCACAGCATCTGGGGTGGAGAAGACATACATATTGGTATTTACGACGGCAAAAATTCTATTAAAGAAGCCTCACGCCAATCCGTAGTGTTGATGGCAGAAAAAGCAGGCGCATTAAATGTAGATACCCACCTTTTAGACTTGGGTTCAGGCTATGGTGGCGCTGCCCGTTATCTGGCAGCTACTTTCGGCTGCAAAGTAGACTGCCTCAACCTAAGCGCAACCGAAAACCATAGGAACGAAGAAAAAAATAAGGCGCAGGGCTTAGACCATCTAATTAATGTAGTAGAGGGCAATTTTGAGGCCCTACCCTTTAATGCAAACACGTATGATGTCCTTTGGTCGCAGGATGCCATACTACATAGCAATCAGAAATTTAAAATTTTTCAGGAGGCTCAGAGGGTACTCAAACCGGGGGGAGTATTCATTTTTACTGATCCTATGCAGGCTGATGACTGCCCAGATGGCGTGCTGGATGCTGTACTAAAGCGGATACATCTGGAAGAGATGGGCTCGGTAGCTCAATACCGTGAATTTGCGAAGGAAGTAGGCCTGAGTGAAGAAGAAGTAATACTTATGCCTGAGCAATTAGTTAATCATTACACTCAGGTATTGCATGGGCTGGAGATCCACTACGAAAGCCTTGCCGATAAAATTTCCAGAGAGTATGTAGACAAAATGAAGCAAGGGCTGAAGCATTGGATAGCTGCCGGACAAAAGGCTTACCTCAACTGGGGTATTTTAAAGTTTAAGAAAGCTTAA
- a CDS encoding glycine/sarcosine N-methyltransferase, whose protein sequence is MTQTKQQYGKNPIEVRETDHYQMEYVHSFVEKWDELIDWKARAQGEKDFFIKILQEYNKKKVLDAATGTGYHSVQLLNAGFNVVSVDGSPVMLAKAFENAKDHGHILRTVHADWRWLNRDLYGRYDAVICLGNSFTHLFDENDRRKTLAEFYSALKHDGVLILDQRNYDSILDHGFSSKHTYYYAGENVKAEPEHVDEGLARFRYEFPDQSEYHLNMFPLRKDYVRNLLSEVGFQKVTTYGDFQETYQSEEPDFFIHVAEKAYQP, encoded by the coding sequence ATGACGCAAACTAAACAGCAATACGGCAAAAATCCCATTGAGGTAAGAGAGACAGACCATTATCAGATGGAGTATGTACATAGTTTTGTGGAGAAGTGGGATGAGCTTATTGACTGGAAAGCCCGCGCTCAGGGTGAAAAGGATTTTTTTATCAAAATACTTCAGGAGTACAACAAAAAGAAGGTGCTGGATGCCGCTACCGGCACTGGTTATCATTCTGTTCAGTTGCTTAACGCCGGCTTTAATGTGGTAAGTGTAGATGGTAGCCCGGTAATGTTGGCCAAAGCATTTGAAAATGCCAAAGACCACGGCCATATTCTCAGAACAGTGCATGCTGACTGGCGTTGGCTCAACCGTGACCTTTACGGAAGATACGATGCAGTTATTTGCCTGGGTAATTCGTTTACCCACCTGTTTGACGAAAACGACAGAAGAAAAACTCTGGCTGAATTCTATTCTGCCCTCAAACACGATGGGGTACTCATTTTAGATCAACGAAATTACGACTCTATACTAGACCACGGTTTTAGCAGTAAGCATACGTATTACTATGCCGGAGAAAATGTAAAAGCTGAGCCTGAGCATGTAGACGAAGGTCTGGCACGTTTTCGCTATGAGTTTCCGGACCAATCCGAATATCATTTGAATATGTTTCCCCTTCGTAAAGATTATGTAAGAAACCTTTTAAGTGAAGTAGGCTTCCAGAAAGTTACTACCTATGGAGACTTTCAGGAGACTTATCAATCAGAAGAGCCTGACTTTTTTATTCATGTAGCAGAAAAAGCCTACCAACCATAA
- a CDS encoding TonB-dependent receptor: MSHRTLYLLLFCLITVSAFAQSPSLSLQGKVVTLTDDSILPGATVKLTQNDENALYTTTNGSGEFQFNNLSAGEYTLVITYVGYQKIEQTLNLERNTELAKLRMAESEDYLQEVEVAGRLPRAEQKGDTTIFNAKAYKTLPDASTEDLIKKMPGIVFEDGKVQAQGEDVQKVLVDGKPFFGNDPTAALRNLPAEVVDKIQVFDKQSEQAEFTGFDDGQSAKTINIVTLANKRNGQFGKVYAGYGLDNRYALGGNINIFNGDQRFSIIGQSNNINIQNFSTEDLLGVVGNSGRRGGRGGGRGSGGPGGGGGRGPGSSGGNVSDFLVGQQSGISQTNAFGLNYSDNWGEKIEVTGSYFFNNSHNSADQMLSRETFLSADSSQFYDENSLTESDNFNHRFNMRMEYNIDDKNSIILEPSLSWQHNIGSEQIDGITFLENENLLSSTINNYKADLSALSFSNNLLFRHRFEKRGRTLSFRFGTQINAQEGSNELYAENTYYNTGFTELDSLDQNSTLDQLTNTYSANIIYTEPISERLNLMLNYEASLSESESDKFTYNFNESEGSYSLMDTSLTNVFESQYITQEFGGGLRFNSGKLSFMSRINYQFAYLDNSQLFPQEDDINRNFQSLLPSAMLHYRMEGGKNLRVFYRTNTNAPELSELQNVIDNSNPLMLTQGNPDLEQEYTHNLFARYASTNVKKANSFFMLIGGSYTSNYIAESSLIASKDTVVNGAVELQQGAQLTRPINLENSWSLRSFASYGIPLTAIQSNLNFNGSLTYNRTPGLINEQKNYANNLGMGMGLVLSSNMSEYLDFTLSSRSNYNVVNNTLRADLNNNYFNQNTEFKIHGRSESGWFVETELNHQYYAGLSEAYNQDYLLINLSAGKKLFKNQLGELKLTVFDLLKQNNSINRTVSETYIEDVQTEVLQQFAMLQFTYNLRHFRL; encoded by the coding sequence ATGTCACATAGAACGCTATACCTGCTACTTTTTTGTCTGATCACCGTTTCTGCCTTTGCTCAATCCCCAAGCTTAAGTCTGCAAGGGAAGGTAGTTACCCTAACTGATGATAGCATCCTTCCGGGAGCTACGGTTAAGTTGACACAAAACGATGAAAACGCTCTTTATACCACCACCAATGGTTCCGGAGAATTTCAGTTCAATAATCTGTCTGCAGGTGAGTATACATTAGTCATCACCTATGTGGGCTATCAAAAAATTGAACAAACTCTAAATCTGGAACGGAATACTGAGCTTGCTAAACTACGTATGGCAGAATCGGAAGATTATTTGCAAGAGGTTGAAGTAGCAGGGCGACTCCCTCGTGCGGAGCAAAAAGGCGATACTACTATCTTCAATGCCAAAGCATACAAAACATTACCCGACGCCAGCACAGAAGACCTCATTAAAAAGATGCCGGGTATTGTCTTTGAAGACGGAAAGGTGCAGGCCCAGGGAGAAGACGTTCAGAAAGTACTGGTAGATGGCAAACCATTTTTCGGAAACGACCCTACCGCTGCCCTCAGGAACTTACCGGCTGAAGTGGTGGATAAGATCCAGGTTTTTGATAAGCAAAGCGAGCAGGCAGAGTTCACAGGTTTTGATGATGGACAAAGTGCCAAAACAATCAATATAGTTACGCTGGCTAATAAAAGAAATGGGCAGTTCGGTAAAGTCTATGCTGGCTACGGACTTGATAACCGCTATGCGCTGGGAGGTAATATCAATATCTTTAATGGCGACCAGCGTTTTTCCATCATAGGTCAGTCCAACAATATTAACATACAAAATTTCTCTACAGAAGATCTTCTGGGAGTAGTAGGCAATAGCGGAAGGCGAGGAGGCAGAGGTGGTGGAAGAGGCTCCGGAGGACCAGGTGGAGGTGGTGGAAGAGGTCCTGGTTCGTCCGGTGGTAATGTCAGTGATTTTTTAGTTGGGCAGCAGAGCGGAATCAGTCAGACCAATGCTTTTGGGCTCAACTATTCAGACAATTGGGGGGAGAAGATTGAAGTCACCGGGAGCTATTTTTTCAATAACAGCCATAATAGCGCCGACCAGATGCTAAGTAGGGAGACTTTCCTTTCAGCAGATTCCAGCCAGTTTTACGATGAAAACAGCCTGACAGAAAGTGATAACTTTAACCATCGCTTTAATATGCGCATGGAGTACAACATAGACGACAAAAACTCTATTATTCTGGAGCCTAGCCTAAGCTGGCAGCATAATATAGGAAGTGAGCAGATAGATGGCATTACCTTTCTGGAAAATGAGAACCTGCTTAGCAGCACTATAAATAATTACAAAGCCGACCTTAGTGCCTTAAGCTTTTCCAACAACTTATTATTCAGACATAGATTTGAGAAGAGAGGCAGAACATTATCTTTCCGCTTTGGCACACAGATTAACGCACAGGAAGGCAGTAATGAGCTCTATGCAGAAAACACCTACTACAATACTGGATTTACTGAACTAGATTCGCTGGATCAGAACAGTACTCTGGATCAGCTTACCAATACTTACTCGGCGAACATTATTTACACTGAACCTATTTCTGAAAGGCTCAATCTTATGCTGAACTATGAAGCTTCATTAAGTGAGAGTGAATCAGATAAGTTTACCTATAATTTTAATGAGTCTGAAGGCAGCTATTCGCTCATGGATACCAGCCTTACCAATGTATTTGAGTCGCAATACATTACGCAGGAGTTTGGCGGTGGTCTTAGGTTTAACAGTGGTAAGCTATCTTTCATGAGCCGTATAAACTACCAGTTTGCTTATCTGGATAATAGTCAGCTTTTCCCTCAGGAAGATGACATTAACCGTAACTTTCAAAGCCTGCTGCCTTCTGCTATGCTCCATTACCGTATGGAGGGGGGCAAAAACCTGAGAGTGTTTTACCGTACCAATACCAACGCACCGGAGCTTAGCGAACTGCAAAATGTCATAGACAATAGCAATCCACTGATGCTTACCCAGGGAAATCCTGACCTGGAACAGGAGTATACCCACAATCTATTTGCCCGCTATGCTTCTACAAATGTAAAAAAGGCTAATAGCTTTTTCATGCTAATAGGAGGTAGCTATACGTCAAACTATATTGCCGAAAGCAGCCTTATTGCCAGTAAAGATACTGTAGTCAATGGTGCTGTGGAGCTTCAGCAGGGGGCACAGCTGACTCGCCCAATTAATCTGGAGAATAGCTGGAGTCTGAGGTCTTTTGCCAGCTACGGAATTCCACTGACAGCTATTCAGAGTAACCTTAATTTTAATGGATCACTAACGTATAACAGAACTCCCGGGCTCATTAATGAGCAAAAGAACTATGCCAACAATCTGGGCATGGGTATGGGGTTGGTATTAAGCAGCAATATGAGCGAGTATCTGGACTTTACTCTTTCTTCACGCTCTAATTACAACGTGGTGAACAACACCCTAAGAGCCGACCTGAACAATAATTACTTTAATCAGAACACCGAATTTAAAATACATGGTAGAAGTGAGTCGGGCTGGTTTGTAGAAACTGAGCTTAATCATCAGTATTATGCGGGTCTGTCTGAAGCCTACAATCAAGATTACCTTTTGATTAATCTGAGCGCTGGTAAAAAGCTATTTAAAAATCAATTAGGTGAACTTAAACTTACAGTTTTTGATCTGCTGAAGCAAAACAATAGCATCAACCGCACAGTAAGTGAAACCTATATAGAAGATGTACAGACCGAAGTGCTTCAGCAGTTTGCCATGCTACAATTTACTTATAACCTGAGGCACTTCAGACTATAA
- a CDS encoding M28 family metallopeptidase yields the protein MMINRYFLLLTFLLLSPYIYAQDKVVAPPSADMRIYDIIEAVSAERLEQDIRKLAGFGTRNTFSDTLSDTRGIGAARRWIKSEFDKISSDCNNCLDVFYQKDFVEEGSGSRVPKDVWVVNVVAIQRGKVNPNRFIIMSGDIDSRASDAIDFQIDAPGANDNATGMAGAIEAARVLSQYEFDNSIVYVGLSGEEQGLFGGKGLAEYARKNNWEIIGVLNNDMIGNIEGIDGVVDNRSFRIFSEPVPPTETDNERRFRRFTGGEVDGISRQLARYVHQQTQTYMPMMNPIMIYRLDRFGRGGHHRPFNDLGYAGIRIMEAHENYNRQHQDIRVEDGIAYGDVIEGVNFDFTAKLTAVNAISMAGLAWAPSAPDSVKIGGAVKASTTLAWNASDHPELAGYKVYWRETTSPQWQYSRFVGKVNEYTLDNIVIDNYYFGVAAVSKEGNESVVVFPTDLIR from the coding sequence ATGATGATTAACAGATACTTTTTGCTTTTAACTTTTCTATTACTCAGTCCTTATATTTATGCACAGGACAAAGTTGTAGCCCCACCGTCAGCAGATATGCGAATCTACGATATTATAGAGGCCGTCTCCGCAGAACGTCTGGAGCAGGACATTCGTAAACTGGCGGGCTTTGGTACACGAAATACCTTCTCGGATACGCTTTCTGATACTCGTGGTATTGGTGCCGCTCGCCGCTGGATTAAAAGTGAGTTTGATAAAATCTCCTCCGACTGTAACAATTGCCTTGATGTATTTTACCAGAAAGATTTTGTAGAAGAAGGTTCAGGCTCACGGGTGCCAAAGGATGTCTGGGTAGTCAACGTAGTAGCCATACAAAGAGGAAAAGTAAACCCCAACCGCTTTATCATTATGTCCGGTGATATTGATTCACGTGCTTCTGACGCTATTGACTTCCAAATAGATGCCCCTGGTGCTAACGACAATGCTACGGGCATGGCAGGAGCTATAGAAGCGGCGCGCGTATTGTCGCAATATGAGTTTGATAACAGCATTGTTTATGTAGGACTTTCTGGTGAAGAACAAGGCCTGTTTGGTGGAAAAGGGCTGGCCGAATATGCCAGGAAAAACAATTGGGAGATTATTGGTGTGCTTAATAATGACATGATTGGCAACATAGAAGGAATAGATGGAGTAGTGGATAACCGTAGCTTCCGCATCTTTTCTGAACCCGTACCACCTACCGAAACAGATAATGAAAGGCGTTTTCGTAGATTTACGGGGGGAGAAGTAGATGGTATTTCTCGGCAACTGGCGCGTTATGTACATCAGCAAACACAAACCTATATGCCGATGATGAATCCCATAATGATCTACCGACTAGACAGATTTGGCAGGGGAGGACATCATCGTCCGTTCAACGACCTGGGCTATGCGGGTATTCGTATTATGGAAGCCCACGAAAATTATAATCGTCAGCATCAGGATATACGGGTAGAAGATGGAATTGCCTATGGTGATGTAATTGAGGGTGTAAACTTTGATTTTACAGCTAAACTAACTGCGGTAAACGCTATAAGTATGGCCGGACTAGCCTGGGCTCCTTCGGCTCCCGATAGTGTTAAAATTGGAGGAGCAGTAAAGGCCTCTACCACATTGGCCTGGAATGCAAGCGATCATCCTGAACTGGCAGGCTACAAAGTATATTGGCGAGAAACCACATCTCCTCAATGGCAATACAGCCGTTTTGTAGGAAAAGTTAATGAGTACACACTGGATAATATCGTGATTGATAACTATTACTTTGGTGTAGCTGCCGTAAGTAAAGAAGGCAACGAAAGTGTAGTGGTATTTCCAACTGACCTAATCAGGTAA
- a CDS encoding response regulator gives MEKYQIIFLVDDDDVTSFINQNLIEEVGLARQVITFTNAEEVFPHITHEKTRPDVIFLDLKMPVFDGFDFLEKFKSLDDEIKDSIKIVVLTTSENPRDKERLKYLGFHKYVIKPLSRDKLKEI, from the coding sequence ATGGAAAAATATCAAATTATTTTTTTGGTTGATGACGATGATGTAACCAGTTTCATTAACCAAAATCTTATTGAAGAAGTAGGGTTGGCTCGTCAGGTAATTACTTTTACCAATGCGGAAGAAGTTTTCCCGCACATTACTCATGAAAAAACGAGGCCGGATGTCATATTTCTTGACCTGAAAATGCCCGTTTTTGATGGTTTTGATTTCCTGGAAAAATTTAAAAGTCTGGATGATGAGATCAAAGACAGCATCAAGATTGTGGTGCTTACCACCTCCGAAAATCCACGTGATAAGGAAAGACTTAAATACCTGGGTTTTCACAAATACGTAATTAAACCTCTGAGTAGAGACAAGCTGAAAGAAATATAG
- a CDS encoding sensor histidine kinase, giving the protein MQGHQMIHEGAEFMPYGHCYLWEPFILWTHAISNSIIALAYFAIPICLVYIFLKRNDFQYIWLLVLFAIFILGCGTSHLMDVINIWHPYYRLDAIIRTITALASIGTALVLIHVAPQLLELPSIEKWKAFSHQLKSENENLEQEVARRTKELQESNASMKFLTDTIPQIVWTANAEGNLDYYNQNWYDYTQLSEDESIAYGWVSVIHPDDKEQLQKIWSTSVETASNFQAEFRMRDGRDGSYRWHLGRAQAMKDEEGKVSKWFGTATDIHDQKEKNEELKRVNEDLDNFIYTASHDLKAPISNLEGLMQLIEQRTPKDCEAALNPLHQMVNTQVDKLKLVISDLADVGQIKRDVVEDFETVRINKLVEEFLASNQSRFSNKQIDVKLSLKSDAVFFSSKHLRIILYNLLDNAIKYSQQAPSQIEIITDTEYDQWVLKIKDNGIGIKAENQHKIFEMFKRFNRKTDGTGMGLYIVKTTVEKYHGSVQVESEPGKGSTFSVHLPSSLLLR; this is encoded by the coding sequence ATGCAAGGCCATCAGATGATACATGAAGGGGCTGAATTTATGCCTTATGGACACTGTTATTTATGGGAGCCTTTCATCTTGTGGACGCACGCCATTTCCAACTCAATTATCGCGCTGGCGTATTTTGCTATCCCTATTTGTCTGGTATATATTTTTTTGAAGCGTAATGATTTTCAGTACATCTGGCTACTGGTACTTTTTGCCATTTTTATTTTAGGTTGTGGAACAAGCCACCTGATGGATGTTATAAATATCTGGCACCCCTACTACCGGCTAGATGCAATCATAAGAACAATTACTGCGCTGGCTTCTATAGGTACAGCACTGGTACTTATTCATGTAGCTCCACAGCTTTTGGAACTACCGAGTATAGAAAAGTGGAAAGCCTTTAGCCATCAGTTAAAATCTGAAAATGAAAACCTTGAGCAAGAAGTAGCCAGAAGAACTAAAGAATTGCAGGAAAGCAATGCTTCCATGAAGTTTTTAACCGATACCATTCCTCAAATTGTGTGGACAGCAAATGCTGAGGGTAATCTGGATTATTATAATCAAAACTGGTACGATTATACCCAGCTTTCTGAAGACGAAAGCATTGCCTACGGTTGGGTGTCAGTTATCCACCCTGATGACAAAGAGCAACTACAAAAGATCTGGAGCACATCTGTAGAAACAGCCAGCAACTTTCAGGCAGAGTTTAGAATGCGTGATGGACGAGATGGCAGCTACCGCTGGCATTTGGGTAGAGCACAGGCCATGAAAGATGAGGAAGGTAAGGTAAGCAAATGGTTTGGCACCGCTACTGACATACACGACCAAAAGGAAAAAAACGAAGAGCTAAAAAGGGTTAACGAAGATCTGGATAACTTTATTTATACTGCTTCGCATGACCTTAAAGCCCCTATTAGCAACCTTGAAGGCCTGATGCAATTGATTGAACAACGTACACCTAAAGATTGCGAAGCTGCCCTAAATCCACTTCATCAAATGGTAAATACACAGGTGGATAAGCTCAAATTAGTAATTAGTGATCTTGCTGATGTAGGTCAGATTAAAAGAGATGTAGTTGAAGATTTTGAAACAGTGCGAATAAACAAACTGGTAGAAGAATTTTTAGCAAGTAACCAAAGCCGTTTTAGTAATAAGCAAATAGATGTAAAGCTAAGTTTAAAAAGTGATGCGGTCTTTTTCTCTTCCAAGCACCTCAGAATTATTTTGTACAACCTACTGGACAATGCTATAAAATATAGCCAGCAGGCTCCTTCACAGATAGAAATTATCACTGATACTGAATACGACCAGTGGGTTCTTAAAATAAAAGATAATGGTATCGGTATTAAAGCAGAAAACCAGCACAAGATTTTTGAGATGTTTAAACGTTTTAACAGAAAAACGGATGGTACAGGTATGGGCCTATACATTGTAAAAACTACGGTAGAAAAATATCATGGAAGCGTGCAGGTAGAAAGTGAGCCTGGTAAAGGCAGTACTTTTAGTGTGCACCTGCCCTCTTCATTGTTACTACGCTGA
- a CDS encoding DUF3817 domain-containing protein — protein MPNVSTQRSSFVKPLRIAAILEGISYLLLLFVTMPLKYLAHMPEPNMLVGYAHGFLFIAYIALVVLVAFQERWKLKSTFIALAASLIPFATFYVESKMLRNK, from the coding sequence ATGCCTAATGTAAGCACCCAAAGAAGTAGCTTTGTCAAACCCCTCAGAATAGCAGCAATACTGGAAGGAATTTCCTATTTGCTGCTCCTTTTTGTGACTATGCCTCTTAAATACCTGGCTCATATGCCTGAGCCAAATATGCTGGTTGGCTATGCTCACGGCTTTCTTTTTATTGCCTATATTGCTTTGGTGGTATTGGTAGCCTTTCAGGAGCGATGGAAGTTGAAATCTACATTTATAGCACTGGCTGCATCTTTAATTCCTTTTGCCACATTCTATGTGGAGTCTAAAATGTTGAGAAACAAATAA
- the zwf gene encoding glucose-6-phosphate dehydrogenase, with product MEFSKHQLDPTVIIIFGGSGDLNKRKLIPALYNLFLDKYLPDNFQVIGLGRTEFSDEDYRNMLREEVSQYSRRGITDDKVWNAFSQHIEYFIMDVMKKESFQQLDTKIGSLEDTWGVKANRLFYLSVAPQLFSTIATNLASTQACHDLECSRIVIEKPFGHDLESARELNKLLTELYDEKQIFRIDHYLGKETVQNILTFRFANTIFEPLWNRNYIDHVQITVAETVGVEGRGAYYEGSGALRDMVQNHVLQLVSMIAMEPPINLDADEIRNKKVDVLKAVRIMEEEEVDKYAIRAQYDKGWIKGKKAEGYTEEEGVDPESTTETYTAIKFNIDNWRWQDVPFYVRTGKRMGDKCSVITIQLRKPPHRAFTKDYNASREPNRIIINIQPDMGITIRFQAKRPGIYHILNPVEMVFDYQQSYDAEPPEAYEALLLDAIEGNAALFMRADQVEEAWKVVMPILDKWDKNGKHALPKYSSGSWGPQEADDLLKLEGHEWINPKATNVKETVIEENDQHPKKGITNLHIYENKDDLSYSAAELFVRKAREAVDSKGRFVVCLTGGSSPKGMYELLKQEPFINQVPWNKTYVFWGDERPVPIEDKDSNAGMSYQALLNDVPVPRDHIFPIHGELRADIAALQYEESLQEFFQGMSPRFDLILLGMGADGHTASLFPHVPFSHKSMTWVKEMWVEKMDTYRISLMPQLINQAECIAFMAFGEQKADALHEVLEGEYNPEEYPAQLIKPEDGELHWFVDHLAAAKLNKANS from the coding sequence ATGGAATTTAGCAAACACCAGCTAGACCCTACCGTAATCATCATTTTTGGCGGTAGTGGTGACCTGAATAAAAGAAAACTTATCCCTGCCCTATATAATCTTTTTCTGGATAAATACCTGCCAGATAATTTTCAGGTAATTGGGCTGGGGCGTACCGAGTTTTCTGATGAAGACTATCGTAATATGCTTCGCGAAGAGGTGTCTCAGTATTCTCGTCGGGGTATTACTGATGACAAAGTCTGGAATGCCTTCTCTCAGCATATAGAATACTTCATTATGGATGTAATGAAGAAGGAGTCTTTTCAGCAACTGGATACTAAAATTGGTTCTCTGGAAGATACCTGGGGCGTAAAAGCCAACCGTCTGTTTTATCTGTCAGTAGCTCCACAGTTATTTTCTACCATTGCTACTAATCTGGCTTCTACTCAGGCATGCCACGATTTGGAGTGCTCTCGTATTGTTATTGAAAAGCCCTTTGGACATGACCTTGAAAGTGCTCGTGAGCTAAACAAACTCCTTACAGAGCTGTATGACGAAAAGCAGATTTTCCGTATAGACCATTATCTGGGTAAAGAAACAGTACAGAACATTCTTACTTTCAGGTTTGCCAATACCATTTTTGAGCCGCTCTGGAACAGAAATTATATTGACCATGTGCAGATTACCGTAGCCGAGACGGTAGGCGTTGAGGGCAGGGGAGCCTATTATGAAGGCTCCGGTGCGCTACGGGATATGGTGCAAAACCATGTATTGCAGCTTGTATCTATGATTGCTATGGAGCCTCCCATTAATTTGGATGCTGACGAAATCAGAAATAAAAAAGTAGATGTGCTCAAAGCCGTGCGCATCATGGAAGAAGAAGAGGTAGATAAATATGCCATTCGTGCACAATACGATAAAGGCTGGATTAAAGGTAAAAAGGCAGAAGGGTACACCGAAGAAGAGGGGGTAGATCCAGAGTCTACTACTGAAACTTATACCGCCATTAAGTTTAACATTGATAATTGGCGTTGGCAGGATGTTCCTTTTTACGTACGTACCGGCAAGCGCATGGGCGATAAGTGTTCAGTAATTACTATACAGCTTCGTAAACCGCCACATCGGGCATTTACCAAAGACTATAATGCAAGTAGAGAGCCTAACCGTATTATCATTAATATTCAACCGGACATGGGTATAACCATACGTTTTCAGGCTAAGCGCCCGGGTATATACCACATACTTAATCCGGTAGAAATGGTTTTTGATTATCAGCAATCTTATGATGCTGAGCCACCAGAAGCCTACGAAGCCTTATTGCTGGATGCTATAGAGGGTAATGCGGCTCTCTTTATGAGAGCAGATCAGGTAGAAGAAGCCTGGAAAGTAGTTATGCCCATATTAGATAAATGGGATAAAAATGGTAAGCATGCCTTGCCTAAGTATTCATCTGGAAGCTGGGGACCGCAAGAGGCTGATGATTTGCTCAAACTGGAAGGCCACGAGTGGATAAACCCTAAAGCCACAAATGTTAAAGAAACTGTGATAGAAGAGAACGATCAGCACCCTAAGAAAGGAATTACAAACTTGCACATTTACGAAAACAAAGATGACCTGAGCTATAGCGCTGCTGAGCTATTTGTGCGTAAAGCCAGGGAAGCAGTAGATAGTAAAGGGCGCTTTGTAGTTTGCCTGACAGGTGGTAGCTCGCCTAAAGGTATGTACGAATTGCTTAAGCAGGAGCCTTTTATCAATCAGGTGCCCTGGAATAAGACATATGTATTTTGGGGAGATGAGCGTCCGGTTCCTATTGAAGATAAAGACAGCAATGCTGGCATGTCTTATCAGGCACTGCTTAACGATGTGCCAGTACCAAGAGACCATATATTTCCTATTCATGGAGAGTTGAGAGCGGATATTGCTGCTCTTCAATACGAGGAAAGCTTGCAGGAATTCTTCCAGGGAATGTCTCCTCGCTTTGACCTTATTCTGTTGGGTATGGGAGCAGATGGACATACGGCTTCACTTTTCCCGCACGTACCTTTCTCTCATAAATCCATGACCTGGGTAAAAGAGATGTGGGTGGAGAAAATGGATACCTACCGTATCAGCCTGATGCCCCAGTTGATTAACCAGGCAGAATGTATTGCTTTTATGGCCTTTGGTGAGCAGAAAGCAGATGCGCTGCACGAAGTATTAGAAGGAGAATATAATCCTGAAGAATATCCGGCGCAGTTGATTAAACCTGAAGATGGTGAGTTGCACTGGTTTGTAGACCATCTGGCAGCAGCGAAACTAAACAAAGCTAATAGCTAA